One Danio rerio strain Tuebingen ecotype United States chromosome 9, GRCz12tu, whole genome shotgun sequence genomic region harbors:
- the lcmt2 gene encoding tRNA wybutosine-synthesizing protein 4 isoform X1, with protein sequence MLCTIKIPLIVFGTILRYKYRHSAYERKPLPLCCFLVVHSEDYTCVQRVMPVNRKREQGKDAAVQGTNDSSVVSKVSAAAQGYFHDDFLKHFVCKMSRRAPLINRGYYVRWKAVDHCVKQFLHATKSCSRRQILSLGAGFDSLFFRLRAEGALGGVTVFEVDFPEVARRKAALINSNACLKDLLPDWETVLNKQTNAVFISSGHYNLIGADVRKEQEVEASLSAAGLQWDNPTLILSEVVLTYMETQWSDAVIGWAARLLPQSMFVMYEQIHPDDPFGRVMQSHFLKLNSKIHSLQQYPDNVAQTQRFIQEGWEKCHCLDMNQFYFDLLPEDERQRIENLEPFDEFEEWHQKCSHYFILTASKGSVTRQALLTLPNTSSIPQMTPQWNTHPPLVVQPMCGSPSVEALGMASALLTPEIILLTGGFGRNGRDTAARVLIKEKCGWKSACVEVHGDKVVSLYQTLTSVPGGGVVLFGGRSSPLSPSGSVVLVTADLADEVQLSFTNIVCTGTGPKPRWRHTSTLICYNDKTFLFVFGGRSEKDPILGDAHFLCLEDKHWTEITVVGAGPEARHSHSACPYGGGLVIFGGLGEGGKPLGDALYLRPTSSGFCWEMKDLHPPPVPRYSHSAHVINEKLVVVGGVWLQADGVPGVSIVNLNTGSCVEIQLDTLSVPWPLMLHSFCSELLDCEGSELVLIGGGGNCFSFGTHLNLHPVTVDLKPILCF encoded by the exons ATGCTGTGTACAATAAAAATCCCTTTAATTGTCTTTGGAACAATCCTACGGTACAAGTACCGACACTCGGCAT ACGAAAGGAAGCCGCTTCCGCTGTGCTGCTTCCTTGTTGTTCACAGTGAAGACTACACGTGTGTCCAGAGAGTGATGCCAGTAAACAGAAAAAGAGAACAAGGAAAAGATGCTGCC GTACAAGGGACAAATGACAGCAGTGTGGTCAGTAAGGTGTCAGCAGCGGCACAGGGCTACTTCCATGATGATTTCCTCAAGCATTTTGTGTGCAAGATGTCAAGAAGAGCTCCACTCATTAATAG AGGTTATTATGTGCGCTGGAAGGCAGTCGATCACTGTGTGAAGCAGTTTCTCCATGCAACAAAATCCTGCTCCAGGAGACAG ATTCTGTCACTGGGAGCGGGGTTTGACTCGCTGTTTTTCCGGCTGCGTGCAGAAGGAGCCCTTGGAGGTGTCACTGTTTTTGAAGTTGACTTTCCAGAAGTTGCCCGTCGCAAAGCTGCCTTGATCAATAGCAATGCTTGCCTGAAGGACTTGTTGCCAGATTGGGAGACTGTCCTAAATAAGCAGACAA ATGCTGTGTTTATCAGCAGTGGTCATTATAATCTGATTGGTGCGGATGTCAGGAAGGAGCAGGAGGTGGAGGCAAGTCTGAGCGCAGCTGGACTGCAGTGGGACAATCCTACACTCATCCTGTCAGAGGTGGTGCTGACTTACATGGAGACGCAATG GTCGGATGCTGTGATTGGCTGGGCTGCCAGGCTCCTCCCACAGTCTATGTTCGTGATGTATGAACAGATCCACCCAGATGACCCATTTGGCAGAGTCATGCAGAGCCACTTCCTTAAGCTCAACTCTAAAATTCATTCTCTACAACAATATCCAGACAATGTGGCTCAAACCCAGAGATTCATACAGGAA GGCTGGGAAAAATGTCACTGTCTGGACATGAACCAGTTTTATTTTGATCTTCTTCCTGAAGATGAGAGGCAGAGAATCGAAAATCTGGAGCCGTTTGATGAGTTTGAG GAATGGCATCAGAAATGTTCTCATTACTTCATCCTTACTGCCTCCAAAGGCTCTGTGACCAGGCAAGCTCTTCTCACGCTACCAAATA CATCCTCCATTCCCCAAATGACTCCTCAATGGAACACACATCCTCCTCTGGTCGTTCAGCCCATGTGTGGATCACCGTCTGTGGAGGCTCTTGGTATGGCATCTGCCCTTCTGACCCCTGAAATCATCCTTCTCACTGGAGGCTTTGGAAGAAATGGAAGAGACACTGCAGCAAGGGTCCTGATCAAAGAGAAGTGTGGCTGGAAAAGTGCCTGTGTAGAAGTACATGGAGATAAAG TGGTGAGTCTTTATCAGACGTTGACTTCTGTCCCTGGTGGTGGAGTCGTTCTTTTCGGAGGCCGATCTTCTCCACTTAGTCCATCAGGCAGTGTCGTTTTGGTGACCGCTGACCTTGCTGATGAAGTACAACTTTCATTCACGAACATAGTTTGTACTGGCACTGGTCCAAAGCCACGATGGCGACACACATCTACTTTAATATGCTACAACG ACAAGACCTTTCTGTTTGTGTTTGGAGGACGTTCTGAAAAGGATCCGATTCTAGGAGATGCACATTTCCTGTGTTTGGAAGACAAGCACTGGACTGAG ATTACAGTTGTTGGTGCTGGTCCGGAAGCCCGCCACTCCCATTCAGCTTGTCCCTATGGAGGGGGGCTTGTGATATTTGGAGGTTTGGGGGAAGGAGGCAAACCTCTGGGGGATGCCCTTTATCTAAGACCCACATCATCAGGTTTCTGCTGGGAGATGAAAGATTTACATCCACCTCCAGTGCCCAG ATACTCTCACTCAGCTCATGTAATTAATGAGAAGCTGGTTGTGGTTGGTGGAGTCTGGCTTCAGGCTGATGGAGTACCAGGAGTTTCTATAGTAAATCTCAACACTGGAAGCTGTGTGGAGATCCAGCTGGATACT TTGTCTGTGCCTTGGCCTCTGATGCTGCATTCGTTCTGCTCTGAGTTGCTGGATTGTGAAGGATCCGAGCTGGTGCTGATTGGTGGAGGTGgaaactgtttctcatttggaaCTCACCTCAACCTTCATCCTGTTACTGTGGATCTTAAACCAATACTTTGCTTTTGA
- the lcmt2 gene encoding tRNA wybutosine-synthesizing protein 4 isoform X2: METQWSDAVIGWAARLLPQSMFVMYEQIHPDDPFGRVMQSHFLKLNSKIHSLQQYPDNVAQTQRFIQEGWEKCHCLDMNQFYFDLLPEDERQRIENLEPFDEFEEWHQKCSHYFILTASKGSVTRQALLTLPNTSSIPQMTPQWNTHPPLVVQPMCGSPSVEALGMASALLTPEIILLTGGFGRNGRDTAARVLIKEKCGWKSACVEVHGDKVVSLYQTLTSVPGGGVVLFGGRSSPLSPSGSVVLVTADLADEVQLSFTNIVCTGTGPKPRWRHTSTLICYNDKTFLFVFGGRSEKDPILGDAHFLCLEDKHWTEITVVGAGPEARHSHSACPYGGGLVIFGGLGEGGKPLGDALYLRPTSSGFCWEMKDLHPPPVPRYSHSAHVINEKLVVVGGVWLQADGVPGVSIVNLNTGSCVEIQLDTLSVPWPLMLHSFCSELLDCEGSELVLIGGGGNCFSFGTHLNLHPVTVDLKPILCF; the protein is encoded by the exons ATGGAGACGCAATG GTCGGATGCTGTGATTGGCTGGGCTGCCAGGCTCCTCCCACAGTCTATGTTCGTGATGTATGAACAGATCCACCCAGATGACCCATTTGGCAGAGTCATGCAGAGCCACTTCCTTAAGCTCAACTCTAAAATTCATTCTCTACAACAATATCCAGACAATGTGGCTCAAACCCAGAGATTCATACAGGAA GGCTGGGAAAAATGTCACTGTCTGGACATGAACCAGTTTTATTTTGATCTTCTTCCTGAAGATGAGAGGCAGAGAATCGAAAATCTGGAGCCGTTTGATGAGTTTGAG GAATGGCATCAGAAATGTTCTCATTACTTCATCCTTACTGCCTCCAAAGGCTCTGTGACCAGGCAAGCTCTTCTCACGCTACCAAATA CATCCTCCATTCCCCAAATGACTCCTCAATGGAACACACATCCTCCTCTGGTCGTTCAGCCCATGTGTGGATCACCGTCTGTGGAGGCTCTTGGTATGGCATCTGCCCTTCTGACCCCTGAAATCATCCTTCTCACTGGAGGCTTTGGAAGAAATGGAAGAGACACTGCAGCAAGGGTCCTGATCAAAGAGAAGTGTGGCTGGAAAAGTGCCTGTGTAGAAGTACATGGAGATAAAG TGGTGAGTCTTTATCAGACGTTGACTTCTGTCCCTGGTGGTGGAGTCGTTCTTTTCGGAGGCCGATCTTCTCCACTTAGTCCATCAGGCAGTGTCGTTTTGGTGACCGCTGACCTTGCTGATGAAGTACAACTTTCATTCACGAACATAGTTTGTACTGGCACTGGTCCAAAGCCACGATGGCGACACACATCTACTTTAATATGCTACAACG ACAAGACCTTTCTGTTTGTGTTTGGAGGACGTTCTGAAAAGGATCCGATTCTAGGAGATGCACATTTCCTGTGTTTGGAAGACAAGCACTGGACTGAG ATTACAGTTGTTGGTGCTGGTCCGGAAGCCCGCCACTCCCATTCAGCTTGTCCCTATGGAGGGGGGCTTGTGATATTTGGAGGTTTGGGGGAAGGAGGCAAACCTCTGGGGGATGCCCTTTATCTAAGACCCACATCATCAGGTTTCTGCTGGGAGATGAAAGATTTACATCCACCTCCAGTGCCCAG ATACTCTCACTCAGCTCATGTAATTAATGAGAAGCTGGTTGTGGTTGGTGGAGTCTGGCTTCAGGCTGATGGAGTACCAGGAGTTTCTATAGTAAATCTCAACACTGGAAGCTGTGTGGAGATCCAGCTGGATACT TTGTCTGTGCCTTGGCCTCTGATGCTGCATTCGTTCTGCTCTGAGTTGCTGGATTGTGAAGGATCCGAGCTGGTGCTGATTGGTGGAGGTGgaaactgtttctcatttggaaCTCACCTCAACCTTCATCCTGTTACTGTGGATCTTAAACCAATACTTTGCTTTTGA
- the crygs2 gene encoding crystallin, gamma S2 has translation MGKIVFFEDKNFQGRRYECDSDCSDFHTYLSRCNSIRVESGAWVVYERPNYTGNRYLLTRGEYPEYLGWMGLNDCLSSCKIIRFTSGMQYKVQLYDKPDFTGQAIESIEDCPSVQERFRLREVNSCKVLDGYWIFYEHPNYRGHQYFLEKGNYRKPVDWGAICPSVQSFRRFTE, from the exons ATTGTGTTTTTTGAGGACAAGAACTTCCAAGGCCGTCGTTACGAGTGCGATAGCGACTGCTCCGACTTCCACACCTACCTGAGCCGCTGCAACTCGATCCGTGTGGAAAGCGGCGCCTGGGTGGTTTATGAGCGGCCAAACTACACGGGGAACCGCTACCTGCTGACCAGGGGCGAGTATCCGGAGTACCTGGGCTGGATGGGACTCAATGACTGCCTCAGTTCCTGCAAGATTATCCGCTTT ACGAGTGGAATGCAGTACAAGGTTCAGTTGTACGACAAGCCCGACTTCACAGGCCAGGCTATAGAGTCCATTGAAGACTGTCCATCAGTGCAGGAGAGGTTCCGTCTGAGAGAGGTTAATTCCTGCAAAGTTCTGGATGGATACTGGATCTTCTATGAGCATCCCAACTATCGTGGCCACCAGTACTTCCTGGAAAAGGGCAACTACCGTAAACCAGTGGACTGGGGCGCAATCTGTCCCAGCGTGCAGTCTTTCCGTCGCTTTACAGAGTGA
- the lcmt2 gene encoding tRNA wybutosine-synthesizing protein 4 — protein MPVNRKREQGKDAAVQGTNDSSVVSKVSAAAQGYFHDDFLKHFVCKMSRRAPLINRGYYVRWKAVDHCVKQFLHATKSCSRRQILSLGAGFDSLFFRLRAEGALGGVTVFEVDFPEVARRKAALINSNACLKDLLPDWETVLNKQTNAVFISSGHYNLIGADVRKEQEVEASLSAAGLQWDNPTLILSEVVLTYMETQWSDAVIGWAARLLPQSMFVMYEQIHPDDPFGRVMQSHFLKLNSKIHSLQQYPDNVAQTQRFIQEGWEKCHCLDMNQFYFDLLPEDERQRIENLEPFDEFEEWHQKCSHYFILTASKGSVTRQALLTLPNTSSIPQMTPQWNTHPPLVVQPMCGSPSVEALGMASALLTPEIILLTGGFGRNGRDTAARVLIKEKCGWKSACVEVHGDKVVSLYQTLTSVPGGGVVLFGGRSSPLSPSGSVVLVTADLADEVQLSFTNIVCTGTGPKPRWRHTSTLICYNDKTFLFVFGGRSEKDPILGDAHFLCLEDKHWTEITVVGAGPEARHSHSACPYGGGLVIFGGLGEGGKPLGDALYLRPTSSGFCWEMKDLHPPPVPRYSHSAHVINEKLVVVGGVWLQADGVPGVSIVNLNTGSCVEIQLDTLSVPWPLMLHSFCSELLDCEGSELVLIGGGGNCFSFGTHLNLHPVTVDLKPILCF, from the exons ATGCCAGTAAACAGAAAAAGAGAACAAGGAAAAGATGCTGCC GTACAAGGGACAAATGACAGCAGTGTGGTCAGTAAGGTGTCAGCAGCGGCACAGGGCTACTTCCATGATGATTTCCTCAAGCATTTTGTGTGCAAGATGTCAAGAAGAGCTCCACTCATTAATAG AGGTTATTATGTGCGCTGGAAGGCAGTCGATCACTGTGTGAAGCAGTTTCTCCATGCAACAAAATCCTGCTCCAGGAGACAG ATTCTGTCACTGGGAGCGGGGTTTGACTCGCTGTTTTTCCGGCTGCGTGCAGAAGGAGCCCTTGGAGGTGTCACTGTTTTTGAAGTTGACTTTCCAGAAGTTGCCCGTCGCAAAGCTGCCTTGATCAATAGCAATGCTTGCCTGAAGGACTTGTTGCCAGATTGGGAGACTGTCCTAAATAAGCAGACAA ATGCTGTGTTTATCAGCAGTGGTCATTATAATCTGATTGGTGCGGATGTCAGGAAGGAGCAGGAGGTGGAGGCAAGTCTGAGCGCAGCTGGACTGCAGTGGGACAATCCTACACTCATCCTGTCAGAGGTGGTGCTGACTTACATGGAGACGCAATG GTCGGATGCTGTGATTGGCTGGGCTGCCAGGCTCCTCCCACAGTCTATGTTCGTGATGTATGAACAGATCCACCCAGATGACCCATTTGGCAGAGTCATGCAGAGCCACTTCCTTAAGCTCAACTCTAAAATTCATTCTCTACAACAATATCCAGACAATGTGGCTCAAACCCAGAGATTCATACAGGAA GGCTGGGAAAAATGTCACTGTCTGGACATGAACCAGTTTTATTTTGATCTTCTTCCTGAAGATGAGAGGCAGAGAATCGAAAATCTGGAGCCGTTTGATGAGTTTGAG GAATGGCATCAGAAATGTTCTCATTACTTCATCCTTACTGCCTCCAAAGGCTCTGTGACCAGGCAAGCTCTTCTCACGCTACCAAATA CATCCTCCATTCCCCAAATGACTCCTCAATGGAACACACATCCTCCTCTGGTCGTTCAGCCCATGTGTGGATCACCGTCTGTGGAGGCTCTTGGTATGGCATCTGCCCTTCTGACCCCTGAAATCATCCTTCTCACTGGAGGCTTTGGAAGAAATGGAAGAGACACTGCAGCAAGGGTCCTGATCAAAGAGAAGTGTGGCTGGAAAAGTGCCTGTGTAGAAGTACATGGAGATAAAG TGGTGAGTCTTTATCAGACGTTGACTTCTGTCCCTGGTGGTGGAGTCGTTCTTTTCGGAGGCCGATCTTCTCCACTTAGTCCATCAGGCAGTGTCGTTTTGGTGACCGCTGACCTTGCTGATGAAGTACAACTTTCATTCACGAACATAGTTTGTACTGGCACTGGTCCAAAGCCACGATGGCGACACACATCTACTTTAATATGCTACAACG ACAAGACCTTTCTGTTTGTGTTTGGAGGACGTTCTGAAAAGGATCCGATTCTAGGAGATGCACATTTCCTGTGTTTGGAAGACAAGCACTGGACTGAG ATTACAGTTGTTGGTGCTGGTCCGGAAGCCCGCCACTCCCATTCAGCTTGTCCCTATGGAGGGGGGCTTGTGATATTTGGAGGTTTGGGGGAAGGAGGCAAACCTCTGGGGGATGCCCTTTATCTAAGACCCACATCATCAGGTTTCTGCTGGGAGATGAAAGATTTACATCCACCTCCAGTGCCCAG ATACTCTCACTCAGCTCATGTAATTAATGAGAAGCTGGTTGTGGTTGGTGGAGTCTGGCTTCAGGCTGATGGAGTACCAGGAGTTTCTATAGTAAATCTCAACACTGGAAGCTGTGTGGAGATCCAGCTGGATACT TTGTCTGTGCCTTGGCCTCTGATGCTGCATTCGTTCTGCTCTGAGTTGCTGGATTGTGAAGGATCCGAGCTGGTGCTGATTGGTGGAGGTGgaaactgtttctcatttggaaCTCACCTCAACCTTCATCCTGTTACTGTGGATCTTAAACCAATACTTTGCTTTTGA